AACCCGCACAACGTCGCGCCTGTCGGCACCGGCCCCTACAAGTTCGTCGAATGGGTGCGCGGAAGCCATGCGCTTTTCGTGCGCAACGAGGACTATTGGGGTTCGCCCAAGCCCTACCTTGATCAGATCATCTTCCGCTTCATCATCGATCCGGCGGCAGCCGTCGCTGCGATCGAGACCGGCGAGGTGCAGGTCTCGACCGCCAACCTGCCGCTCACCGACATCGACCGGCTGAAGGCCAACCCGAACCTCGTCGTCGATACCGATCCGGCGCCCTATTCGCCGAGCATCGCCCGCGCCGAGTTCAATCTCGAAAACAAGTATCTTGCCGACATCAAGGTGCGCCATGCGATCGCGCACGCGGTCGACAAGGACTTTATCGTCAATACCGTCTACCTCGGCTATGCAACGCGGCTCGACGGGCCTGTCAGCCCGGATCTCGCGAAGTTCTACACTCCGGACCTTCCCAAATACGAGTTCGACCCGGCCAAGGCCGAAAAGCTCCTCGACGAGGCAGGTTATGCGCGGGGCGCCGACGGTTTCCGCTTCAAGCTGTTCATCGATCCGACCCAGCCTTCCGGTCCTCCCAAGCAGACCGCGGAATACATCGCCCAGGCCCTTGCCAAAGTGGGCATCAAGGTAGAGCTGCGAACCCAGGACTTTGCGACTTTCGTCAAGCGCGTCTTCACCGATCGCGACTTCGATATCGCCATTGAAGGCATGAGTAACCTCTACGACCCGACCGTCGGTGTTCAGCGGCTCTACTGGTCGAAGAACTTCAAGCCGGGCGTGCCCTTCACCAACGGGTCCAAGTATTCGAACCCGGACGTCGATCGACTGCTCGAAACGGCCGCCGTCGAGATCGATCCGAAGAAGCGCCTGCAGCTCTTCAACGAGTTCCAGAAACTGGTGGTTCAGGATCTGCCGACGCTCGACATCGTCACCCCGGCTGTCATCACCGTCTACGACAAGCGGGTAAAGAACCTGAAGCTCGGCGTCGAGCATCTCTGGAGCAATGGGGCAGGCATCTATCTCGACGGGCAATCGTAAATGATCTCGACGACGTAGTCGTCGAAGGCGCGAGTGTAGCCGGAGCGGACCCTGGCTGCACTCTCTTTTTCTTCAGTGTCGGAGTTGACGTGTGACGATAACCAAGGTGCTGACTGTTTCCCGCCCAACACGCGCGCAGCTTCTCGCGCGCATTCCCGGCTTCGTGGCCGAAGTCGCCAAGGGCGCGTCCGAACGAGACCTGCAGCGTCAACTTCCCTTCGAAGCCTTCAAGCTTTTCCGCGAGCTGGAACTTGGAACCCTGCGCATCCCGGCGGCGCTCGGCGGGCCGGGCGGTTCTGTTGCAGATTACATCGAGATGATCGCGGCGATCGGTGCTGCCGATTCCAACGTCGCCCACGCGCTCCGGTCCCATTTCAACTATGTCGAAAACGTTATCCTCAGCGAGCCTCGTGAGCGGGATGCCGGTGCGGTCGAGCTTATTCTGAGCGGCAAGCTTTTTGGCGGCGCCCATACAGAGCAAGGCACGGCTCGCCCCGGCCAGGTGACG
This is a stretch of genomic DNA from Ensifer adhaerens. It encodes these proteins:
- a CDS encoding ABC transporter substrate-binding protein; this translates as MTARHNGTFKPTRRAFLLSSVALASAIAVPMLPVPSLAADEPPRGGSVSINIGTEPPVLVLIAHSAGAAYYISGKATESLLTYDKDFNPQPLLATEWTVSEDGLRYWFKLRQGVRWHDGKDFTAEDVAFSILALKENHPRGRATFAHVKEANILNSHEVELILAKPAPYLLTAFASFEAPIVPKHLYEGTKIAENPHNVAPVGTGPYKFVEWVRGSHALFVRNEDYWGSPKPYLDQIIFRFIIDPAAAVAAIETGEVQVSTANLPLTDIDRLKANPNLVVDTDPAPYSPSIARAEFNLENKYLADIKVRHAIAHAVDKDFIVNTVYLGYATRLDGPVSPDLAKFYTPDLPKYEFDPAKAEKLLDEAGYARGADGFRFKLFIDPTQPSGPPKQTAEYIAQALAKVGIKVELRTQDFATFVKRVFTDRDFDIAIEGMSNLYDPTVGVQRLYWSKNFKPGVPFTNGSKYSNPDVDRLLETAAVEIDPKKRLQLFNEFQKLVVQDLPTLDIVTPAVITVYDKRVKNLKLGVEHLWSNGAGIYLDGQS